Genomic segment of Drosophila simulans strain w501 chromosome 2R, Prin_Dsim_3.1, whole genome shotgun sequence:
CTACTTCATCAACATGAAGGCCAAGCTGATCGCCGATGCACGCGACCTGGCCGTAAGGATCAAGGGCAGCGAGGAGCAGCTTAGCTCCCTCAGCGATGCGCTAGTCCAAAGCGATTGTTAGCCTGGCCACCAGCTAATGGGCAACTGGACCGATTCGATTCTCCCTGCTGTCAACTCAAAGTTGAGAGCCGATCGAGAGAGTCCGCAGGATCGGCTAGTTTAGTCCGCAATGTGTATTAGTTTAAAACGATGTGCTTAATTACCACACCCACACtataatgtataaatattgtatGTTCATTTGTGATTTTCAACTAGCTAGTAGGTTAATTATTCTATATATCGGCCGCATAGGTGTAAGCATTTTCTACataattatcaaaacaaagaTATACCGTATGCATTAATAAAAGTATGAAAACTATTAAGATGTATTTTTTGAATTAAGCTGATTGGTGGAACAGCCTGAAAGTAGGCTACAAAACTCTGGTCTTCAGTACTCTTTATTGGGATTCCCACGATTGACTTTCGGGGTTTTACATCATAAACTCGGTGTTTTAATAAAGCTTAAAATTGTTATGATTACCTGGCTCAATAAACAAAAGATggaaatttgaattaattttaaagtagTCAAGACCTAATGCCAAATACATTCCACATTATCAAGTCAGTTATAGTTACTCCGAAATCAattctaaatattaaatgaaaaacgaaatttcgaggccaaaaatggaatatCTCtttagtaattatttaaaataaattaaaaaaaataaattcattagatttagtttaaattcaaaataatcgATAAGTGCGCTGAAAAATCGGTTTTGCTTGAATTTAACCACCCGATGGTATCGAAAACCATCGCATTCGGTGCCAGCCCTATGCCGATATGctaaacaatattaaaaacattggTCAATTCGCGTCGTTTGCACACGTTGCACTTTTGTTGGCATTGGACGAGGTCGAGTGAAAGCACAGCGCAAGCCCCGAGAATCCCGATTCGTTTGCTATGTTCAGGGTCAGGCCGCTCCTCCCCAGGATACGAAGCTCCCTGCAAACGACCTTGAAACTCCAAGCAGATACATCgcaatccgaatccgaatcggtcCGTCGGAACCTACGACTCCTACACAACAGTTGTCGTAGTCGCCCTGTGAGCAAGTAAGTCTTGTGCGTCCTATCAACCACCTGTTTTGATATCATTTTTGTGTGCGTAACGCAGCCAGAAATTCCGCACAATGGCCACCGGAGGAGGAGCATCCAAGGAAGTGTCCAAAGAGGAACCCGCCAAGCAGGGCAATCGCTTGGTCGCCTCCAAGTCGCCCTATCTCTTGCAGCATGCCTACAATCCAGTGGACTGGTGAGTAGCAAAGGACTGAGACTTCGAAGTGCGTGGGTGTTATTCCGTCTTAAATCACGTGTGATAACAGATAAGTTTGATAAAAAGCACAAGCACTTGAGAAATGgtaatgaaaacaataataaaggCGTGTTTAGCCCCCGTCACTGTAACTGGTTTGGTTACCTatgatttacattttaaattactttactTACTGATAAGTCGCGTCCCTTTGTTATTATATAAACGTGTTATGTGGTCttaatctaaatatatatatcgacgattttaaatttccatttgaccCTTTGCAGGTACCCATGGGGCGAGGAGGCTTTCGAGAAAGCCCGCAGCGAGaacaaactaatttttttGTCAGTGGGCTACTCCACCTGTCACTGGTGCCATGTAATGGAGCACGAATCGTTTGAGAGCCCCGAAACGGCAGCGATAATGAACGAAAACTTTGTAAACATCAAGGTGGACCGGGAGGAGCGACCGGACATCGACAAGATATACATGCAGTTCCTACTGATGTCCAAGGGCAGTGGTGGTTGGCCGATGAGTGTGTGGTTAACACCCAATTTGGCTCCACTGGTGGCGGGAACTTACTTCCCACCCAAATCCCGTTATGGAATGCCCTCATTTAACGCTGTTCTCAAATCCATTGCTAGGAAGTGGGAAACCGACAAGGAGTCCCTTCTTTCAACTGGATCCTCATTGCTCTCTGCTTTACAGAAGAACCAGGACGCTTCGGCTGTGCCAGAAGCAGCATTTGGAGCTGGAAGTGCTATTGAAAAGCTGAGTGAAGCCATCAACGTCCATAGGCAGCGATTCGATCAGACGCATGGAGGATTTGGCTCAGAGCCCAAGTTTCCGGAGGTGCCGCGTCTCAACTTTCTTTTCCACGGCTATCTCGTCACCAAGGATCCGGATGTTCTGGACATGGTGATTGAAACACTAACTCAAATTGGAAAGGGTGGTATACATGACCACATTTTTGGCGGCTTTGCTCGCTACGCCACCACTCAGGATTGGCACAACGTCCACTTTGAGAAGATGCTCTATGATCAGGGTCAACTAATTGTGGCCTTTACCAATGCCTACAAGGTGACCAGGGACGAAATATATTTGGGCTATGCGGATAAAATCTACAAGTACTTGATTAAGGACCTGCGTCATCCTTTAGGGGGATTCTATGCTGGTGAGGATGCGGACTCCCTGCCTACCCACGAAGATAAAGTAAAGGTAGAGGGAGCATTCTACGCTTGGACCTGGGACGAAATTCAAGCTGCATTCAAGGATCAGGCGCAGCGGTTTGAAGACATTACGCCCGAGCGGGCTTTTGAGATATATGCTTACCACTATGATCTTAAGCCACCGGGAAATGTTCCAACCTACAGCGATCCCCATGGCCATCTCACTGGCAAGAACATTCTAATCGTACGAGGATCAGAGGAGGACACCTGTGCTAACTTTAAGTTGGAGGCGGATCAGTTTAAGAAGCTGCTGGCCACAACCAATGATATATTGCACGTTATCCGGGATAAGCGACCGCGTCCGCATCTGGACACCAAGATCATATGCGCATGGAACGGTCTGGTGTTGTCGGGACTCTGTAAGCTAGGCAATTGCTATTCCGCCAACAGGGAGCAGTATATGCAGACAGCAAAGGAACTTCTCGACTTCCTTCGCAAGGAAATGTATGATCCGGAACAGAAGCTGCTTATCCGTTCGTGCTATGGTGTGGCCGTGGGTGATGAAACTCTGGAGAAGAATGCGTGAGTTTTGAATTACTTTCTAAATTTTTTGGATATGTAACTAAGAAATTGCCCGTTGCAGATCGCAAATCGATGGATTCCTTGATGACTATGCGTTTCTCATCAAGGGCTTGCTGGACTACTACAAAGCTACACTCGACGTAGATGTATTGCATTGGGCAAAGGCGTTGCAGGACACCCAGGACAAGCTTTTCTGGGACGAGCGAAACGGAGCGTATTTCTTCTCGCAGCAGGATGCTCCCAATGTTATTGTGCGACTCAAGGAAGGTGAGTGGGATAGCTTTTAAGTATATTCTTTAACAACATCTAATTTCCTAAATTTCGTTAAGACCACGATGGAGCCGAACCTTGTGGCAACAGTGTATCCGCCCACAATCTCGTTCTACTGGCCCACTATTATGACGAAGATGCCTTTCTCCAGAAGGCCGGGAAATTGCTGAATTTCTTTGCGGACGTATCGCCCTTCGGACA
This window contains:
- the LOC6734466 gene encoding spermatogenesis-associated protein 20, with the protein product MFRVRPLLPRIRSSLQTTLKLQADTSQSESESVRRNLRLLHNSCRSRPVSNQKFRTMATGGGASKEVSKEEPAKQGNRLVASKSPYLLQHAYNPVDWYPWGEEAFEKARSENKLIFLSVGYSTCHWCHVMEHESFESPETAAIMNENFVNIKVDREERPDIDKIYMQFLLMSKGSGGWPMSVWLTPNLAPLVAGTYFPPKSRYGMPSFNAVLKSIARKWETDKESLLSTGSSLLSALQKNQDASAVPEAAFGAGSAIEKLSEAINVHRQRFDQTHGGFGSEPKFPEVPRLNFLFHGYLVTKDPDVLDMVIETLTQIGKGGIHDHIFGGFARYATTQDWHNVHFEKMLYDQGQLIVAFTNAYKVTRDEIYLGYADKIYKYLIKDLRHPLGGFYAGEDADSLPTHEDKVKVEGAFYAWTWDEIQAAFKDQAQRFEDITPERAFEIYAYHYDLKPPGNVPTYSDPHGHLTGKNILIVRGSEEDTCANFKLEADQFKKLLATTNDILHVIRDKRPRPHLDTKIICAWNGLVLSGLCKLGNCYSANREQYMQTAKELLDFLRKEMYDPEQKLLIRSCYGVAVGDETLEKNASQIDGFLDDYAFLIKGLLDYYKATLDVDVLHWAKALQDTQDKLFWDERNGAYFFSQQDAPNVIVRLKEDHDGAEPCGNSVSAHNLVLLAHYYDEDAFLQKAGKLLNFFADVSPFGHALPEMLSALLMHENGLDLVAVVGPDSPDTERFVEICRKFYIPSMIIVHVDPSNPEEASNQRLQTKFKMVGGKTTVYICHERACRMPVTDPQQLEDNLMAYFFSKRD